The proteins below come from a single Chryseobacterium nepalense genomic window:
- a CDS encoding fibronectin type III domain-containing protein, which produces MKKISTFIVLLLCLLNLGAIPDAYGQAPATLPYSQDFNTANDFTLLNGTATNKWFYGAVTGNTGSSIYISDNNGTANNYNTNSSSVVHAYRDITIPAGSSIANFSFDWKGEGESGWDYLRVWLVPATFTPTVGTQITTGTGRVQVGEFNQQSTWQTYSNPSLNITTYAGSTMRLVFEWRNDGIFGTQPPIAVDNINISIPTCIMPSGMAVPTIGTTTATLTWNAPSPVPGSGYEYYLSTTNTPPTAATPGVANAGTSVSPAGLTTSTTYYWWVRSICGANDKSVWVAGPSFSTTQVPATIPYTQNFSTANDLQLSNGTQVNKWVYGSATGNPANSLYISNTNGTTNAYNTGSSSVVHAYRDIIVPAGTTDATLMFDWKGDGESSWDYLRVWMVPVSFVPTVGTQITTGGGRIQVGGNMNQQTTWQNYFNTGLNLSSFAGGVMRLVFEWRNDSSGGTQPPIAIDNINLSIPTCKVPINVQVTSVGSNTASISWTAPSPAPVGGYQIYLTTTNVPPIASTAPTSTSATTSATLTPLTPNTTYYFWVRSVCAGSDRSFWVAGPSFTTTQIPATLPYIQQFTSGSDLGYTNGTQVNKWVYGSATGNPANSLYISNTNGTTNAYNTGSSSVVHAYRDIAIPANTTTATFSFDWKAEGESSWDYLRVWLVPATFMPTSGTQITAGTGRIQIGANYNQQSTWQTVLNPALNISSFAGTTMRLVFEWRNDSSGGTQPPVAIDNINVRVCSTATPVVTLGTPTHNSIVLTWPQDTGGASYIINYRPQGTGAPWQTTSVAAAPYPQPTNTTTLNNLLSATLYEVQVIAVCNGNQGTPSNNTFTTRCDPTPPNVTISNITTNSALVTWSPLAVSSHYFIRYRIVGSGNGGWSANIPLPAAPANTFPLTGLNVYTSYEVQIANMCDNENTMNPWSNPKVFTTERTCEIAPPGLTITNLTTTTAQVTWEPFPGATYVLRYRKVGIPSWTTVTSNTNTVTLTGLLELTQYEMQVANVCSGTAGNYTLLYLFTTPTIVYCQMTATTSSSEYISKVTVTPNGKPEMVNQSVASNYSDYTGVTAKFIELIQGSSDNKITIEKKISGNTNAGVAVWIDFNRNGYFDIDERVFVSGPNNEQTITGTFSVPIDAFISLTDFKYVVMRVALQKDGIPVNCTTVPNGEVEDYTVRITKPIVPNPVNQEDILIYPNPVKTVLNVKNISAKANYKIYNATGQIVSTGIILNNKIDVHTLINGVYVIDIDDVKGTAQKKFIKE; this is translated from the coding sequence ATGAAGAAAATTTCTACTTTTATAGTACTTCTTCTGTGTTTGTTAAATTTAGGCGCCATACCGGATGCCTATGGACAGGCACCTGCAACATTACCGTATTCACAGGATTTTAACACTGCTAACGATTTCACGCTCCTTAACGGGACTGCGACGAACAAGTGGTTTTACGGTGCTGTGACCGGAAATACAGGCAGTTCTATTTATATCTCTGATAATAATGGGACCGCCAATAACTACAATACCAACTCATCGAGTGTTGTGCATGCTTACAGGGATATTACGATACCTGCGGGATCCTCAATCGCCAATTTTTCATTTGATTGGAAAGGAGAGGGAGAATCCGGTTGGGATTACCTGAGGGTATGGCTGGTTCCGGCTACATTTACACCTACTGTAGGTACCCAGATTACCACCGGAACAGGAAGAGTTCAGGTAGGAGAGTTTAATCAGCAATCTACGTGGCAAACATACAGTAATCCCAGTCTGAATATCACAACTTACGCCGGATCAACCATGAGGCTTGTGTTTGAATGGAGAAATGACGGTATTTTCGGAACTCAGCCGCCAATTGCGGTTGATAATATTAATATTAGCATTCCGACTTGTATTATGCCTTCCGGTATGGCTGTTCCCACCATTGGAACTACCACTGCTACTTTAACATGGAATGCTCCTTCACCTGTGCCCGGATCAGGATATGAATATTACCTGAGCACTACCAACACACCACCTACTGCCGCTACACCGGGAGTTGCCAATGCAGGAACATCAGTGAGTCCAGCAGGATTGACTACTTCCACTACCTATTACTGGTGGGTACGTTCAATTTGTGGTGCCAACGATAAAAGTGTTTGGGTAGCAGGTCCTTCATTCTCTACTACTCAGGTGCCGGCTACGATTCCTTACACACAGAATTTCTCTACAGCAAATGACCTGCAGCTTTCTAACGGAACTCAGGTTAATAAATGGGTATATGGTTCCGCAACAGGAAATCCTGCCAACTCATTATATATTTCCAATACCAATGGAACTACCAATGCTTACAATACAGGATCATCAAGTGTTGTTCATGCATACAGAGATATTATTGTTCCTGCGGGAACAACGGATGCTACGTTAATGTTTGACTGGAAAGGAGATGGAGAATCAAGCTGGGACTATCTGAGAGTTTGGATGGTACCGGTAAGTTTTGTGCCTACTGTCGGAACCCAAATTACCACTGGTGGTGGAAGAATCCAGGTAGGAGGGAATATGAACCAGCAGACAACATGGCAAAATTATTTCAATACGGGACTTAACCTAAGTTCTTTTGCAGGAGGCGTTATGCGTCTTGTGTTTGAATGGAGAAATGACTCTTCAGGCGGAACACAGCCTCCTATTGCTATTGATAATATTAATTTGAGTATTCCTACATGTAAAGTTCCGATAAATGTTCAGGTAACAAGTGTAGGGTCTAATACGGCATCTATAAGCTGGACTGCTCCGTCACCTGCACCTGTAGGAGGATATCAGATTTATCTTACAACAACGAATGTACCTCCGATAGCGTCTACTGCCCCAACTTCAACTTCAGCAACGACTTCGGCAACGCTGACTCCTCTAACGCCAAATACAACCTATTATTTCTGGGTGCGTTCGGTGTGTGCAGGGTCAGACAGAAGCTTCTGGGTTGCGGGACCAAGCTTTACCACAACGCAGATTCCTGCTACACTTCCTTATATACAGCAGTTTACTTCAGGAAGTGATTTGGGATATACCAACGGAACCCAGGTTAACAAGTGGGTTTACGGTTCTGCAACGGGAAATCCGGCAAACTCATTATATATTTCCAATACCAACGGAACAACTAATGCTTACAACACGGGATCATCAAGTGTGGTACATGCATACAGGGATATTGCAATTCCGGCAAATACTACGACTGCTACATTCTCATTTGACTGGAAAGCTGAAGGAGAATCAAGCTGGGATTATCTGAGAGTTTGGCTTGTACCTGCTACGTTCATGCCTACGTCAGGAACGCAGATCACTGCTGGAACAGGAAGAATACAGATTGGAGCGAATTACAATCAGCAGTCGACATGGCAGACTGTTCTTAACCCTGCTTTAAATATTTCAAGTTTTGCAGGGACTACAATGCGTCTTGTTTTTGAATGGAGAAATGACTCATCAGGCGGTACGCAGCCTCCTGTTGCAATTGACAATATTAATGTACGTGTTTGCAGCACAGCAACTCCGGTTGTAACGCTTGGAACCCCTACTCATAATTCGATAGTATTAACATGGCCTCAGGATACCGGTGGAGCAAGTTATATCATTAATTACAGACCGCAGGGAACAGGTGCGCCTTGGCAAACCACAAGTGTTGCGGCAGCTCCTTATCCGCAGCCTACTAATACAACGACATTAAACAACCTTTTATCTGCAACATTATATGAAGTACAGGTAATTGCAGTATGTAACGGTAATCAGGGTACACCTTCCAACAATACATTTACTACGAGATGCGATCCTACACCTCCGAATGTTACCATCAGTAATATTACAACCAATTCGGCTTTAGTTACATGGTCGCCTTTGGCAGTAAGCTCACATTATTTCATACGATACAGAATCGTAGGAAGCGGAAACGGTGGTTGGAGTGCAAATATTCCTTTGCCTGCGGCACCTGCCAATACATTCCCTCTTACAGGATTGAATGTGTATACTTCTTATGAAGTACAGATTGCCAATATGTGTGATAATGAAAATACAATGAATCCATGGTCTAATCCTAAAGTATTTACTACGGAAAGAACATGTGAAATTGCTCCTCCGGGATTGACGATTACGAATCTTACCACAACTACGGCGCAGGTTACCTGGGAACCTTTCCCTGGTGCAACGTATGTACTCAGATATAGAAAAGTGGGTATTCCTAGCTGGACAACCGTAACTTCCAATACCAATACAGTTACATTAACAGGTCTTTTGGAGCTTACCCAGTATGAAATGCAGGTAGCAAATGTTTGTAGCGGAACTGCAGGAAATTATACACTGCTGTATCTCTTCACAACGCCTACAATAGTATATTGCCAGATGACAGCTACAACTTCATCTTCTGAATATATTTCAAAAGTGACAGTAACACCAAACGGAAAACCGGAAATGGTAAACCAGTCTGTAGCTTCCAACTACAGTGATTATACAGGTGTAACTGCAAAATTCATTGAATTGATTCAAGGGTCTTCTGATAATAAAATTACCATTGAAAAAAAGATCTCAGGAAATACTAATGCAGGAGTTGCTGTGTGGATTGACTTCAACAGAAACGGATACTTTGATATTGATGAAAGAGTTTTCGTTTCAGGACCTAATAACGAGCAGACGATCACCGGAACATTCTCTGTCCCTATTGATGCATTCATCAGCCTTACGGATTTTAAATATGTTGTAATGCGTGTCGCTCTTCAAAAAGACGGAATTCCGGTGAATTGTACAACTGTCCCGAATGGTGAAGTGGAAGATTATACTGTAAGAATTACTAAGCCGATTGTACCGAATCCTGTAAACCAGGAAGACATCCTGATTTATCCAAACCCGGTAAAAACGGTATTGAACGTAAAAAATATCAGCGCTAAAGCCAATTATAAAATCTATAATGCTACAGGTCAAATCGTATCAACAGGGATTATCCTGAACAATAAGATTGATGTACATACTTTGATTAATGGAGTTTATGTAATTGATATTGATGACGTAAAGGGTACTGCCCAAAAGAAATTTATTAAGGAATAA
- a CDS encoding YMGG-like glycine zipper-containing protein, with protein MKTIVLTGLLSVFALTACKKDDQIAEKSLEQQKMEFQMRQLEIEKQKLAIEKEKIAYETQKKADSVAEVEKAKTAAANAKPQVIRETHTVYRDRPSSSSSSGSYANSGTSASQGTTQKKGMSEAAKGTIIGAVGGAALGAIVNKKSPGAGAAIGGVIGGATGYTLGRAQDRKSGRVQPR; from the coding sequence ATGAAAACTATAGTGTTAACAGGATTATTATCAGTATTTGCACTGACAGCCTGTAAAAAAGATGATCAGATAGCCGAAAAATCTTTGGAACAGCAAAAAATGGAGTTCCAGATGAGACAATTGGAAATAGAAAAACAAAAATTAGCTATTGAAAAAGAAAAGATAGCTTACGAAACGCAAAAAAAAGCAGACAGCGTGGCTGAAGTTGAAAAAGCAAAAACAGCCGCTGCAAACGCGAAGCCTCAGGTAATCAGAGAAACGCATACGGTTTACAGAGACAGACCTAGCTCAAGTTCAAGCAGTGGATCTTATGCCAATAGCGGAACAAGTGCATCCCAGGGTACAACTCAGAAAAAAGGGATGAGTGAAGCTGCTAAAGGTACCATTATTGGTGCTGTCGGCGGGGCCGCGTTGGGAGCGATTGTTAACAAGAAAAGTCCGGGTGCCGGTGCCGCTATTGGTGGTGTAATTGGTGGTGCCACAGGATATACTTTAGGTAGAGCACAGGACAGAAAAAGCGGAAGAGTACAGCCTCGTTAA
- a CDS encoding LIC_10190 family membrane protein: MFLSTIILIPTLMGWGKIIHSVLGPYTGGVAGHAFSGILGLSIIFTILSFFIPLNFYVEVSAICMGLLFFFRDHLYKKFHAFSKKDCIIIVTASIIIVFCSSFYPFVLDHYGYYVPSIRWLTEYGMVKGISNLDITLGQMSVWHIFQAGFSHFSDPFLRINSIVLIVYILYIIEEKSWIQLCFIPVLLLFSQSPSPDLPVIVFSLIILNEIMKGNTSASSLFVFSSFVFIIKPTMVWLPILGFLYSFCIIKSRFNSVLPGFAVILLFFIKNIYTFGYPIFPVAFPNLEVHWQPNPEILKISSRFAIQKTYDMQYSYEEIRNFSFTDYIKNWYLLDGIKSKINILFIVSILIFIVFTIIKKNRTITLICISLIIKSIAVLLFSAQYRFFIDVFFVIFFVLLASFFNRQKSLIVFFALSTIIISFLMIPDILKTYLPSFRPGSFMSKYELKQLYKPSTYHYHNFNSYKIGNLKFNVSKNYPYNFDTPLPAISESYIYSNIKAGIFPQLADEKNVHQGFIWKKLTPEQKAEAEKVIYSIKKTYQQNR; the protein is encoded by the coding sequence ATGTTCCTTTCTACAATCATTCTAATTCCCACCCTCATGGGCTGGGGAAAGATAATACACTCTGTATTAGGACCTTACACAGGAGGAGTTGCGGGTCATGCTTTTTCAGGAATTTTAGGATTGAGTATTATTTTCACAATACTTTCATTCTTCATACCATTAAATTTTTATGTGGAAGTTTCTGCAATATGTATGGGCCTTTTATTTTTTTTCAGGGACCATTTATATAAAAAGTTCCACGCATTTTCTAAAAAAGATTGTATAATAATTGTTACCGCTTCAATAATCATTGTCTTTTGCTCATCTTTCTATCCCTTTGTTCTGGACCATTACGGTTACTATGTTCCCAGCATCAGATGGCTTACTGAATATGGAATGGTAAAAGGTATTTCAAATCTTGATATTACTTTAGGGCAAATGTCGGTCTGGCATATATTTCAGGCAGGGTTCTCTCATTTTTCAGATCCTTTTTTAAGAATCAATTCTATAGTACTTATTGTTTATATCTTATATATCATTGAAGAAAAGAGCTGGATCCAATTATGTTTTATACCGGTCCTGCTGCTTTTTTCCCAATCACCAAGTCCTGATTTACCGGTAATCGTATTTTCTTTAATTATTTTAAATGAAATTATGAAGGGAAATACTTCAGCAAGTTCTTTATTTGTCTTTTCATCCTTTGTTTTCATTATAAAACCAACCATGGTATGGCTTCCTATTCTGGGATTTTTATATTCATTTTGCATTATTAAATCAAGGTTCAACAGTGTACTACCCGGATTTGCTGTCATTCTGCTCTTTTTCATTAAAAATATATATACCTTCGGATATCCCATTTTCCCTGTCGCTTTCCCGAATTTGGAAGTACATTGGCAGCCAAATCCTGAAATTCTCAAAATATCTTCCCGGTTTGCCATTCAGAAAACCTATGATATGCAATATTCTTATGAAGAAATCAGGAATTTTTCTTTCACAGACTATATTAAAAACTGGTATCTTTTAGATGGAATCAAGTCAAAAATCAATATACTCTTTATAGTGAGTATTCTTATATTTATTGTCTTTACCATTATTAAAAAAAACAGGACTATTACCTTAATTTGTATATCTCTTATCATTAAAAGCATCGCAGTGCTTCTTTTTTCAGCACAGTACAGGTTCTTTATCGATGTTTTTTTTGTCATTTTCTTTGTGCTTTTGGCAAGTTTTTTTAACAGACAAAAATCTCTTATTGTATTTTTTGCTTTAAGCACTATTATCATTAGTTTTTTAATGATACCCGATATTCTCAAAACCTATCTTCCGAGTTTCAGACCCGGAAGTTTTATGAGCAAATATGAATTGAAACAACTGTACAAACCTTCCACCTATCATTACCATAATTTTAATTCATATAAAATCGGTAATTTAAAGTTTAATGTTTCAAAAAATTATCCCTATAATTTTGATACGCCGCTTCCTGCTATTTCCGAAAGTTATATCTACAGTAATATTAAAGCCGGAATTTTCCCCCAATTGGCAGATGAAAAAAATGTACATCAAGGGTTTATCTGGAAAAAATTAACACCAGAACAAAAAGCAGAAGCTGAAAAAGTAATTTATTCTATAAAAAAAACCTATCAGCAGAACAGATAA
- the aroC gene encoding chorismate synthase produces the protein MLNTLGNLLSLTTFGESHGPAYGGIINNFPAGLQVDFDKIQYELGRRKPGQSSIVTQRKESDTVQFLSGIFDGKTTGTPIGFIIENENQKSKDYDHIAQSYRPSHADFTYDQKYGLRDYRGGGKSSARETMNWVVAGALAKQLLSDIEINAYVSSVGEIFCEKPYQALDFSKTESNEVRCPDPETAEKMIEKIKEIKKEGNTIGGTITCVIKNVPVGIGEPVFSKLQAELAKAMMNINAAKGFEYGSGFCGAKMTGKDHNDLFNEDFTTRSNLSGGIQGGISNGMDIYFRVAFKPVATILRPQESIDKNGNPVIVEGKGRHDPCVVPRAVPVVESLAAFVLADLFLINKTRNINHF, from the coding sequence ATGTTAAATACTTTAGGTAATCTTCTCAGCCTTACAACATTCGGAGAAAGTCATGGTCCCGCTTATGGCGGAATTATCAATAATTTCCCCGCAGGCCTTCAGGTTGATTTTGATAAAATACAATATGAATTGGGCCGCAGAAAACCGGGACAGTCTTCTATCGTAACTCAAAGAAAAGAAAGCGATACCGTACAGTTTCTTTCAGGGATTTTTGACGGAAAAACAACAGGAACTCCCATTGGTTTTATTATTGAAAATGAAAATCAGAAATCAAAAGATTATGATCATATTGCACAATCTTACCGGCCGAGCCATGCCGATTTTACGTATGATCAAAAGTATGGACTGAGAGATTATCGCGGAGGCGGAAAATCTTCTGCAAGAGAAACCATGAACTGGGTAGTGGCTGGAGCTTTAGCAAAACAATTGCTATCCGACATAGAAATCAATGCTTACGTTTCTTCCGTAGGTGAAATTTTCTGTGAAAAACCTTATCAGGCACTCGATTTTTCAAAAACGGAAAGCAATGAGGTACGGTGTCCCGATCCGGAAACGGCAGAAAAAATGATCGAAAAAATTAAAGAGATCAAAAAAGAAGGAAATACGATTGGCGGTACCATTACCTGTGTCATCAAAAATGTTCCGGTAGGAATTGGCGAACCTGTTTTTTCAAAACTCCAGGCTGAACTGGCCAAAGCGATGATGAACATTAATGCTGCCAAGGGATTTGAATACGGAAGCGGTTTCTGCGGTGCTAAAATGACAGGAAAGGATCATAATGATCTTTTTAACGAAGATTTTACTACCAGATCAAATCTTTCAGGAGGAATTCAGGGAGGAATTTCAAACGGAATGGACATCTATTTCCGTGTAGCCTTTAAGCCGGTCGCAACGATTCTGAGACCACAGGAAAGTATAGATAAAAACGGAAATCCGGTAATCGTGGAAGGAAAAGGACGCCATGATCCATGTGTGGTCCCAAGAGCAGTTCCAGTGGTAGAAAGCCTTGCTGCTTTTGTTCTGGCAGATCTGTTCCTGATTAATAAAACAAGAAATATCAACCATTTTTAA
- a CDS encoding thioredoxin family protein, which yields MKNYWEQGISFEEYVKTGRQRLENPASQQEADYKQYYELGLQRIDRTLKKYVPDENQLKELEAKNFEGKILIISEVWCGDASATVPALVKFFEGRNEVRIFLRDHDKSLINQFLTNGTESIPKVIILDKDFQVKNSWGPRPKFGTELLMKYKADPVAYPKDLFYNDLQIYYAKNRGKDAVQEILELL from the coding sequence ATGAAAAATTACTGGGAACAAGGCATCTCTTTTGAAGAGTATGTAAAAACAGGAAGACAGAGATTAGAAAACCCTGCCAGTCAGCAGGAAGCAGATTATAAACAATATTACGAACTGGGACTTCAGAGAATCGACAGAACCTTAAAGAAGTATGTTCCGGATGAAAATCAGCTTAAAGAGCTTGAAGCCAAAAATTTTGAAGGTAAAATACTTATCATCTCCGAAGTATGGTGTGGTGATGCCAGTGCCACGGTTCCGGCTTTGGTTAAATTTTTCGAAGGCCGGAATGAAGTACGTATTTTCCTGAGAGACCATGATAAAAGTTTAATCAATCAATTTTTAACGAATGGTACGGAATCCATTCCGAAGGTAATTATCCTGGATAAAGATTTTCAGGTTAAAAATTCATGGGGTCCTCGTCCGAAGTTCGGAACAGAGTTATTGATGAAATACAAAGCTGATCCTGTAGCTTATCCTAAAGATCTTTTTTACAATGACCTTCAGATTTATTATGCCAAAAACAGGGGTAAGGATGCTGTTCAGGAAATTTTGGAATTGTTGTAG
- a CDS encoding TlpA family protein disulfide reductase encodes MKKNLIYIVLIAVIAVIAFVPGVKEKLQDAFFPIATIENAVHVTEEDYDIDLQGINVPSTNLKTFKNKAVFLNFWGTWCPPCRKEWPSIQKLYDTRKEHVDFVLIAMNDQEDAVRKFLKENNYTVPVYIAQSPISEKILPKVFPTTYLLDKDGRIIIKEDASRDWNTESVHQFIDNIIK; translated from the coding sequence ATGAAAAAAAATCTAATCTACATCGTATTAATCGCTGTCATTGCGGTGATCGCTTTCGTTCCCGGCGTGAAAGAAAAACTGCAGGATGCTTTTTTTCCTATTGCCACAATTGAAAATGCAGTACATGTGACGGAAGAAGATTATGATATCGACCTGCAGGGAATCAATGTTCCGAGTACCAATCTCAAAACTTTTAAAAACAAAGCTGTATTTCTTAATTTCTGGGGAACCTGGTGTCCACCGTGCAGAAAAGAATGGCCTTCGATACAAAAGCTCTACGACACCCGAAAAGAACATGTGGATTTCGTGCTTATTGCAATGAATGATCAGGAAGATGCCGTAAGAAAATTTCTGAAGGAAAATAATTATACCGTTCCCGTTTATATTGCACAAAGTCCCATTTCAGAAAAAATACTTCCGAAAGTGTTCCCAACCACTTACCTTCTTGATAAAGACGGAAGAATCATTATTAAAGAAGATGCGTCAAGAGACTGGAATACAGAATCTGTACATCAGTTTATAGATAATATTATCAAATAA
- a CDS encoding YkvA family protein, protein MKYSKLSLAKEAINHKGFVKKIPDIFRMVRMWRKGEYPMRSIDIILPLLGVLYIISPIDLLPEVAVPVIGVLDDLAVLSLTIPKLIKEVDKFLLWEAERQYSKDSTKVINAEIVK, encoded by the coding sequence ATGAAATATTCAAAATTAAGTCTGGCAAAAGAAGCCATCAATCACAAAGGTTTTGTGAAAAAAATCCCCGACATTTTCAGAATGGTGAGGATGTGGAGAAAAGGAGAATACCCGATGAGATCCATTGATATTATTCTTCCGCTTTTAGGGGTATTGTACATTATCTCACCGATTGATCTGCTTCCTGAAGTTGCTGTTCCCGTAATCGGAGTGCTGGATGATCTGGCCGTTTTATCGCTTACCATTCCGAAACTGATTAAAGAAGTAGATAAATTCCTTCTTTGGGAAGCCGAACGACAATATAGCAAAGACAGTACGAAAGTAATCAATGCCGAAATCGTAAAATAA
- the pyrF gene encoding orotidine-5'-phosphate decarboxylase, translated as MESKKEFFLECYKLGIIKFGRFTLKSGIESPFYVDLRPLASDPKILKNLANYLLDMLPLDNFDLICGVPYAALPMATAMSLESYIPLIIKRKEAKNYGTKKLIEGIYQKGQNCLLVEDVITSGKSLIETIAEVEQEDIKVADIVVVLDREQGGKELLESRGYRVHTLFNISEVCSILWENGELSDDEVKRIQDFLQGNHIQFEEITRASYEQKLSTAQHSVSKKLLETALAKQSNLIASADVTTTQGLLDLAEKVGPHVIALKTHIDIISDFEYEKTITPLKALAAKHNFLLMEDRKFADIGNTQELQFTSGVFKITDWADFVTSQVIGGFESLDCFKNVGVVAIIGMSSKGALTTSAYREEALKIAASHPNVIGGVSQNPLPEEMLLFTPGVNLADSGDGKGQQYNTPEHVFKTLHTDFIIVGRGIYKAENPAEAAMLYKNEGWKAYLNSLEKKLTQS; from the coding sequence ATGGAAAGTAAAAAAGAATTCTTTTTAGAGTGCTATAAACTTGGCATCATCAAATTCGGAAGATTTACATTAAAAAGCGGTATTGAAAGTCCTTTTTATGTAGACTTAAGACCATTGGCTTCAGATCCGAAAATCCTAAAAAACTTAGCCAATTATTTACTGGACATGCTTCCTCTGGATAATTTTGATCTGATCTGCGGAGTTCCTTATGCTGCCCTTCCGATGGCTACAGCAATGTCTCTGGAAAGTTATATTCCATTAATTATAAAAAGAAAAGAAGCCAAAAACTATGGCACCAAAAAACTGATTGAAGGAATTTACCAGAAAGGACAAAACTGCCTTTTGGTAGAAGATGTGATTACTTCAGGAAAATCTTTGATTGAAACCATTGCAGAAGTTGAGCAGGAAGACATCAAAGTTGCTGATATCGTAGTTGTTCTCGACAGGGAACAAGGTGGAAAAGAACTTCTTGAAAGCAGAGGATACAGAGTTCACACACTTTTCAATATTTCGGAAGTATGTTCTATCCTTTGGGAAAACGGAGAATTATCAGATGATGAAGTGAAAAGAATTCAGGATTTCCTGCAGGGAAATCACATTCAGTTTGAAGAAATAACAAGAGCTTCCTACGAACAGAAACTCAGCACCGCACAGCATTCTGTTTCTAAAAAACTATTGGAAACTGCACTTGCCAAACAATCCAATCTTATCGCTTCTGCTGATGTTACCACAACTCAGGGATTATTGGATCTCGCAGAAAAAGTAGGTCCTCATGTGATTGCTTTAAAAACACATATCGACATTATATCTGATTTCGAATATGAAAAAACAATTACTCCGCTTAAAGCATTGGCTGCAAAACATAATTTCCTGCTTATGGAAGACAGAAAATTTGCAGACATCGGAAATACTCAGGAATTGCAGTTTACAAGCGGTGTATTTAAAATTACGGACTGGGCAGACTTTGTAACATCTCAGGTTATCGGAGGGTTTGAATCTTTAGACTGTTTTAAAAATGTAGGTGTCGTTGCCATCATCGGAATGTCTTCAAAAGGTGCTTTAACCACCAGTGCATATCGTGAAGAAGCACTAAAGATTGCAGCATCCCATCCTAATGTAATCGGCGGAGTTTCCCAAAACCCGCTTCCGGAAGAAATGCTGCTCTTCACGCCGGGTGTAAATCTTGCAGATTCCGGAGACGGGAAAGGACAGCAGTACAATACCCCTGAACATGTATTCAAAACACTTCACACCGATTTCATCATTGTAGGAAGAGGAATTTACAAAGCTGAAAATCCTGCCGAAGCTGCCATGCTGTATAAAAATGAAGGATGGAAAGCCTATCTGAATTCCCTTGAAAAAAAACTAACTCAAAGTTAA